A region from the Sandaracinus amylolyticus genome encodes:
- a CDS encoding NAD-dependent epimerase/dehydratase family protein, whose product MSEPVLVTGAGGFVGSGIVRALVARGVFVHAIQRGRYEALDALEREGKLRIFRGDLADRDAVSRAAEGTRGVFHVAAKAGVWGPYADYYRSNVVGTENVLHACREHAIPKLVLTSTPSVVHAGDDVEGADERTPYAERYETAYPETKAIAEKMVLAENTLAGLSTVALRPHLVWGPGDPHLVPRVLERARRGRLVLPGGGHKRVDATYVDSAVHAHLCAWDRLAPGAACAGRAYFVAQGEPMPLRDLILGIVGAAGLPPVVRSIDPRVAYAAGALLEGTYRALRRSGEPPLTRFVAHQLATAHWFDLSAAKRDLGYEAPVSTAEGLRRLRASLHAP is encoded by the coding sequence ATGAGCGAGCCCGTTCTCGTCACAGGCGCCGGAGGCTTCGTCGGCAGCGGCATCGTGCGTGCGCTCGTCGCGCGCGGCGTGTTCGTGCACGCCATCCAGCGCGGTCGATACGAGGCGCTCGACGCGCTCGAGCGCGAAGGAAAGCTGCGCATCTTCCGCGGCGATCTGGCCGATCGCGACGCCGTGTCGCGTGCCGCCGAGGGCACGCGCGGCGTGTTCCACGTCGCCGCGAAGGCGGGCGTGTGGGGCCCCTACGCCGACTACTACCGCAGCAACGTCGTCGGCACCGAGAACGTCCTCCACGCGTGCCGCGAGCACGCGATCCCCAAGCTCGTCCTCACGAGCACGCCGAGCGTGGTGCACGCGGGCGACGACGTGGAGGGCGCGGACGAGCGCACGCCGTACGCCGAGCGCTACGAGACCGCGTACCCCGAGACCAAGGCGATCGCCGAGAAGATGGTGCTCGCCGAGAACACGCTCGCAGGTCTCTCGACGGTCGCGCTGCGCCCGCACCTCGTGTGGGGCCCCGGCGATCCGCACCTCGTGCCGCGCGTGCTCGAGCGCGCGCGGCGCGGTCGCCTCGTGCTGCCGGGGGGCGGCCACAAGCGCGTCGACGCGACCTACGTCGACAGCGCGGTGCACGCGCACCTCTGCGCGTGGGATCGCCTCGCGCCGGGCGCCGCGTGCGCGGGACGCGCGTACTTCGTCGCGCAGGGCGAGCCGATGCCGCTGCGCGACTTGATCCTCGGGATCGTCGGCGCGGCGGGCCTGCCGCCGGTGGTGCGCAGCATCGATCCGCGCGTCGCGTACGCGGCGGGCGCGCTGCTCGAGGGCACGTATCGCGCGCTGCGCCGCTCGGGCGAGCCGCCGCTCACGCGCTTCGTCGCGCACCAGCTCGCGACGGCGCACTGGTTCGACTTGAGCGCCGCGAAGCGCGACCTCGGGTACGAGGCCCCCGTCTCGACCGCCGAGGGCCTTCGCCGGCTCCGTGCGTCCTTGCACGCGCCCTGA